The proteins below come from a single Micromonospora citrea genomic window:
- a CDS encoding class E sortase, producing the protein MNRVPDDWSDERDGRHRDQGDGPTAFLPRVDRPAPTRPAPAGAWPEPVLPRPHGPGPSTDDGRPPAGWPHAAPDPTRHADAARFADPAREPGRPANPGRFAPGPEQARPATNPPRPADPGRPGTGRPGPTGFGPPTGHVDSRPATGPTDLGPPAGRSDHRPFAGRTDHADDRPTTGRMDFGHADLGPPGGHADHRPTTGRTDFGRTDFGRTDSGRADFGRADFEPPSGHADDRPTTGRTDFGRADFDPLSGHAQHRPGTGPADFGPPAGREAGGPPSWPGGGPVRPATPPQPASPADAVRQPDPAGGAGQGGGHPHRPSVDRPAAQAGPPTTDGPTAFIPPAGARPAGPSAPVSPAASDRSADPGATAVIPAVSGRTPGGGQAALVESTALMGAVPRPPKTDEPGTSNAPAEQPRPRRGERVVQLRPEQTGEGYKSVYSELTRPTLGSRLRTGIRVTGEVLITFGMVVLLFAGYEVWGKSAIVDAHQNDLSQQLAQAWGPEGDPTVAPSASASTKPKPPVQGKPIAGLYIPKLDKNWVVVEGVTQKDIRYAPGHYPSSALPGQVGNFSVAGHRNRATFWRLDELADGDAIVVESKTEWYVYTVTQSRIVRPTQVEVVAPVPGKPGQKATKRMLTLTTCNPKFDNYQRLIIHAELARTQPKSAGRPTELGG; encoded by the coding sequence GTGAACCGCGTGCCCGACGACTGGTCGGATGAGCGCGACGGCCGTCACCGCGACCAGGGTGACGGCCCCACGGCGTTCCTGCCCAGGGTCGACCGGCCCGCCCCGACGCGCCCCGCCCCGGCCGGAGCCTGGCCGGAGCCGGTGCTGCCCCGTCCGCACGGTCCCGGCCCGTCGACCGACGACGGTCGCCCGCCCGCCGGTTGGCCGCACGCGGCGCCCGACCCGACCCGCCATGCCGACGCCGCCCGATTCGCCGACCCGGCGCGCGAGCCGGGTCGGCCGGCGAACCCCGGCCGCTTCGCTCCCGGCCCGGAGCAGGCCCGACCCGCCACCAACCCGCCCCGGCCCGCCGATCCGGGCCGCCCAGGCACCGGCCGCCCCGGTCCCACCGGCTTCGGCCCGCCCACGGGCCACGTCGACAGCCGGCCGGCGACCGGCCCCACGGACCTCGGGCCGCCCGCCGGCCGCAGCGACCACCGTCCGTTCGCCGGGCGCACCGACCATGCCGACGACCGCCCGACCACCGGCCGCATGGACTTCGGGCACGCCGACCTCGGCCCACCCGGCGGCCACGCCGACCACCGGCCGACCACCGGCCGCACAGACTTCGGGCGCACGGACTTCGGGCGCACGGACTCTGGGCGCGCCGACTTCGGGCGCGCCGACTTCGAGCCGCCCAGCGGGCACGCCGACGACCGGCCGACCACCGGGCGCACGGACTTCGGGCGCGCCGACTTCGACCCGCTCAGCGGCCACGCCCAGCACCGTCCGGGCACCGGCCCCGCCGACTTCGGGCCGCCCGCCGGCCGGGAGGCCGGCGGGCCGCCGTCCTGGCCGGGTGGCGGCCCGGTCCGGCCGGCCACCCCACCGCAGCCGGCGTCGCCGGCCGACGCCGTCCGGCAACCGGACCCCGCCGGGGGCGCCGGCCAGGGCGGCGGACACCCCCACCGCCCGTCCGTCGACCGCCCCGCCGCCCAGGCCGGCCCGCCGACCACCGACGGGCCCACCGCCTTCATCCCGCCGGCCGGCGCGCGGCCCGCCGGGCCGTCCGCCCCCGTGTCGCCGGCCGCGTCCGACCGCTCCGCCGACCCCGGGGCCACCGCCGTGATCCCGGCGGTCTCCGGGCGTACGCCGGGCGGCGGTCAGGCCGCCCTCGTCGAGTCGACCGCCCTGATGGGGGCCGTGCCGCGCCCCCCGAAGACCGACGAGCCGGGCACCTCGAACGCTCCTGCCGAGCAGCCTCGGCCGCGCCGGGGCGAGCGGGTCGTCCAGCTCCGCCCCGAGCAGACCGGCGAGGGCTACAAGAGCGTCTACTCCGAGCTCACCCGGCCCACGCTGGGCTCGCGGCTGCGCACCGGCATCCGCGTCACCGGCGAGGTGCTGATCACCTTCGGCATGGTGGTGCTGCTCTTCGCCGGCTACGAGGTGTGGGGCAAGTCGGCGATCGTCGACGCGCACCAGAACGACCTCAGCCAGCAGTTGGCGCAGGCGTGGGGCCCGGAGGGCGACCCGACTGTCGCGCCGTCGGCCAGCGCGTCCACCAAGCCGAAGCCCCCGGTGCAGGGCAAGCCGATCGCGGGGCTCTACATCCCCAAGCTGGACAAGAACTGGGTGGTGGTCGAGGGCGTCACCCAGAAGGACATCCGGTACGCGCCCGGCCACTACCCGTCCAGCGCGCTGCCGGGTCAGGTGGGCAACTTCTCCGTCGCCGGGCACCGCAACCGGGCCACCTTCTGGCGGCTCGACGAGCTCGCCGACGGCGACGCCATCGTGGTGGAGAGCAAGACCGAGTGGTACGTCTACACCGTGACCCAGAGCCGGATCGTCCGGCCCACGCAGGTCGAGGTGGTGGCGCCCGTGCCGGGCAAGCCCGGGCAGAAGGCGACCAAGCGGATGCTCACCCTGACCACCTGCAACCCGAAGTTCGACAACTACCAGCGCCTGATCATCCACGCCGAACTGGCGCGTACCCAGCCCAAGTCGGCGGGCCGGCCGACGGAACTGGGAGGCTAG